In Saccharothrix violaceirubra, the following are encoded in one genomic region:
- a CDS encoding CaiB/BaiF CoA transferase family protein, with protein sequence MRPLDGLVVVSLEQAVAVPYATRLLADLGARVIKVERPDGGDFARHFDTACGSTSSYFAWTNVGKESIALDLKRPAGREVPARLVERADVVLCNLSPGAARRLGVDAETLRAARPDLVVGELSGYGEGGPYSTRKAYDALVQSETGLVALTGQGPVTARAGISVADISAGVQLHAAVLAALLHRQRTGEGCVLRLTLFEALAEWMHQPALYAQGTGTAPPRTGAHHPTIAPYGPYECGDGPVHLAVQNDGQWRRLCEVAGRPALADDPRFATIGLRVEHRAALDAELDFSAWRSSDLLDALDTADVPAALTRDVGRLTEHPQLTARDRVTSVSVPDGSVTLLRPPVDSTAWDWSPAPVPDLGEHTDRVLEWLGYDHARRRALQG encoded by the coding sequence CCCGCCTGCTCGCCGACCTCGGCGCCCGCGTGATCAAGGTCGAACGGCCCGACGGCGGCGACTTCGCCCGGCACTTCGACACCGCGTGCGGGTCGACGTCGTCGTACTTCGCGTGGACCAACGTGGGCAAGGAGTCGATCGCGCTGGACCTCAAGCGGCCCGCCGGCCGCGAGGTGCCGGCCCGACTGGTCGAACGGGCCGACGTGGTGCTGTGCAACCTCTCGCCGGGCGCGGCCCGTCGACTCGGTGTGGACGCGGAGACGCTGCGCGCGGCCCGCCCGGACCTGGTGGTCGGCGAACTGTCCGGCTACGGCGAGGGCGGCCCGTACTCGACGCGCAAGGCGTACGACGCGCTCGTGCAGTCCGAGACCGGCCTGGTGGCCCTGACCGGGCAGGGACCGGTGACCGCGCGGGCGGGCATCTCGGTCGCGGACATCTCCGCGGGCGTCCAACTGCACGCCGCCGTGCTGGCCGCGCTGCTGCACCGGCAGCGCACGGGCGAGGGCTGCGTGCTGCGGCTGACCCTGTTCGAGGCGTTGGCCGAGTGGATGCACCAGCCCGCCCTGTACGCCCAAGGCACCGGGACGGCGCCGCCCCGGACCGGCGCGCACCACCCGACCATCGCGCCTTACGGCCCGTACGAGTGCGGCGACGGTCCCGTGCACCTCGCCGTGCAGAACGACGGCCAGTGGCGTCGGCTGTGCGAGGTGGCGGGCCGGCCCGCGCTGGCCGACGACCCGAGATTCGCCACCATCGGGCTACGCGTCGAGCACCGGGCCGCGCTCGACGCGGAACTCGACTTCTCGGCGTGGCGGTCGTCCGACCTGCTCGACGCGCTCGACACCGCCGACGTCCCGGCCGCGTTGACCCGCGACGTCGGCCGGCTCACCGAACACCCGCAGCTCACCGCGCGTGACCGTGTCACATCCGTGTCCGTCCCCGACGGCTCGGTCACCCTTCTGCGCCCGCCGGTCGACTCCACCGCGTGGGACTGGTCGCCGGCGCCCGTGCCGGACCTCGGCGAGCACACCGACCGGGTGTTGGAATGGCTGGGCTACGACCACGCGCGACGCCGGGCGCTCCAGGGGTGA